A single window of Nicotiana tomentosiformis chromosome 1, ASM39032v3, whole genome shotgun sequence DNA harbors:
- the LOC104105474 gene encoding uncharacterized protein — protein MSQRSKDKDPAWRYGDRVNEKNTNIVCKFCNKITTGGIYRFKFHLIGGDRNVTSCPKCPPKVRDEIKNFVEKKKEQKNQMSHQPLVTNLDDDGDDDIEELSLPTKRGRDAISSSHGSTGTSRTKGPIDCYFPKKPEGKSGGKDVQKIAKDILRDRAVRAFARWVYDAGLPFNCVNYTDTFGDFIEAVGQYGPGMKPPTYHEIRGPYLNKEVEETNKIVEEHKVAWNKYGCSIMMDKWTARTGKMIINVLVNSPKGSLFLESIDASDSSTDHIKMFTLFQNTIEKIGPSKVVQVVTDNASENVKAGGMVEGAYKNVYWTPCAAHCINLIFGDIFKEKPFSTVFGQGVRVHSYISQRPLLLNMMRRFTGQKNLVKPGKTRFATAFLTLHSIHLQKSNLRKLFTSEEWSKSKFAKESAGKDVARIILSYSFWNNVLHALKIGGPLVKVLRLVDGEQKPPMGYLYEAMDRAKEAIQASFTDEQKYAKVFQIIDARWSEQLHRPLHAAGLILNPSLFYDQHENNSLAREVWTGFHEVVIKLTPDEDMQEKIVDQLAIYKAAEGLFKLRLAIKQRKTKSPVEWWDQYGVETPNLQTFAIRVLSLTCSSSGCERNWSVFEHIHTKKRNRLTLKRLHNLVFIKYNRALRRRYNHRNLIDPILLDNIDEANEWLTGVPENCEDEEVFEGDSNFTWGDVAVASGVGENPYGLRGNTSSSSSIRKGKSVATTSRSLSLIDEDESDHEEEEEGEEEDDEQYEDNRGIQDFDNLEEEQEE, from the exons atgtcTCAAAGATCGAAAGATAAAGACCCGGCTTGGCGATATGGCGATAGAGTTAATGAGAAGAATACAAATATTGTATGCAAGTTTTGTAACAAGATTACAACGGGTGGAATTTATCGCTTTAAATTCCATCTTATTGGTGGCGATAGAAACGTCACAAGTTGTCCGAAATGTCCACCGAAGGTGAGGGATGAAATAAAGAATTTTGTTGAGAAGAAGAAGGAGCAAAAAAATCAAATGAGTCATCAACCATTGGTGACCAATcttgatgatgatggtgatgatgataTTGAAGAATTGTCACTTCCAACAAAACGGGGAAGAGATGCAATCTCTTCAAGCCATGGATCGACGGGTACGAGTAGGACTAAAGGTCCTATAGATTGCTATTTCCCAAAGAAGCCGGAAGGAAAGAGCGGTGGAAAAGATGTACAAAAAATTGCTAAGGACATTTTGAGGGATCGTGCAGTTAGAGCTTTTGCACGATGGGTCTATGATGCTGGGCTCCCCTTCAATTGTGTCAACTATACTGACACTTTTGGAGACTTTATTGAGGCCGTTGGTCAATACGGACCTGGAATGAAGCCTCCCACTTATCATGAAATCAGAGGTCCTTATCTAAATAAGGAAGTGGAGGAGACTAATAAAATTGTGGAGGAACATAAAGTTGCGTGGAACAAGTATGGCTGCTCCATTATGATGGATAAGTGGACGGCAAGAACTGGGAAAATGATTATTAACGTGTTGGTGAATTCTCCCAAGGGAAGTTTGTTTCTTGAGTCCATTGATGCTAGCGACTCATCCACTGACCACATCAAAATGTTCACCTTATTTCAGAACACCATTGAAAAGATTGGCCCAAGCAAAGTTGTTCAAGTGGTCACTGATAATGCGAGTGAAAATGTGAAAGCGGGTGGCATGGTGGAAGGAGCGTACAAGAATGTCTATTGGACTCCATGTGCGGCTCATTGTATCAACTTAATCTTCGGGgacattttcaaggaaaaaccctTCTCTACAGTTTTTGGCCAGGGCGTTAGGGTACATTCTTATATTTCTCAGCGGCCCTTGTTATTGAATATGATGAGAAGATTCACCGGACAAAAAAATTTGGTGAAACCGGGCAAGACAAGGTTCGCCACTGCtttcttgactttacatagtatCCACTTGCAAAAATCCAATTTGAGAAAGTTGTTCACTTCAGAGGAATGGAGCAAGAGTAAATTTGCAAAGGAAAGTGCAGGGAAAGATGTTGCACGCATtattctttcttattctttttggAATAATGTCCTTCATGCTCTTAAAATTGGTGGCCCTTTGGTTAAAGTACTCCGTTTGGTGGATGGGGAGCAAAAACCACCAATGGGCTACCTCTATGAAGCTATGGATAGGGCCAAGGAGGCTATTCAAGCATCATTCACTGATGAGCAGAAATATGCAAAGGTCTTTCAGATCATTGATGCAAGATGGAGTGAGCAACTTCATAGACCTTTGCATGCAGCTGGACTTATTCTGAACCCGTCACTCTTTTATGATCAGCATGAGAATAATTCATTGGCTAGAGAAGTGTGGACAGGATTCCATGAGGTTGTTATCAAGTTGACCCCAGATGAAGACATGCAAGAAAAGATAGTAGATCAGCTTGCTATTTACAAGGCAGCTGAGGGACTTTTTAAGCTCCGACTTGCTATTAAACAAAGAAAGACGAAATCGCCAG TTGAGTGGTGGGACCAATATGGTGTAGAGACTCCGAATTTACAGACTTTCGCCATCAGAGTTCTAAGTTTAACTTGTAGCTCATCCGGATGTGAAAGGAACTGGAGCGTTTTTGAACAC ATTCATACAAAGAAGAGGAATCGACTAACCTTGAAGCGCCTCCATAATCTAGTGTTCATAAAATACAATAGAGCATTGAGGCGTCGCTACAACCACCGCAATCTAATTGATCCAATTCTTTTGGACAATATTGATGAGGCTAATGAGTGGCTAACCGGAGTCCCCGAAAATTGTGAAGATGAAGAAGTATTTGAAGGCGATTCTAATTTCACTTGGGGTGATGTTGCGGTTGCTAGTGGAGTTGGGGAGAATCCTTATGGTTTAAGGGGGAATACTTCAAGTTCAAGCTCGATTAGGAAGGGAAAAAGTGTGGCTACCACAAGTCGATCCCTATCCCTAATTGATGAAGATGAAAGTGATCATGAAGAGGAAGAGGAGGGGGAGGAGGAAGATGACGAGCAATATGAAGATAATAGAGGAATTCAAGATTTTGAcaatcttgaagaagaacaagaagagtaG